The proteins below are encoded in one region of Salvelinus fontinalis isolate EN_2023a chromosome 10, ASM2944872v1, whole genome shotgun sequence:
- the LOC129863580 gene encoding T-box transcription factor TBX3-like isoform X1 has product MSFLMRDPVIQGTSMAYHPFLPHRGPEFAMSAMLGHQPPFFPALALPHNGSLGSLSLPGALGKPIMDQLMGAAESGLHFSSLGHQAAAAHLRPLKTLEPEEEVEDDPKVHLEAKELWETFHKRGTEMVITKSGRRMFPPFKVRCTGLDKKAKYILLMDIVAADDCRYKFHNSRWMVAGKADPEMPKRMYIHPDSPATGEQWMSKVVNFHKLKLTNNISDKHGFVSSSNNSLLFQTILNSMHKYQPRFHIVRANDILKLPYSTFRTYVFPETDFIAVTAYQNDKITQLKIDHNPFAKGFRDTGNGRREKRKQLALQSIRSYEEHQKKENGTSDDSSGEQASFKCFGQASSPAVSTVGPPNLKDFCESDEDSDDESKDGNLKDGPDSSKISTTTEDGKDHEASPTKGHQFGVNDSTGRSRESARRTEKSQADSRQSPITVISSTTRSGEDLKSPNGDQPKVDECRSISKESYMPLTVQTDSSPHLSQSHMHHFGFPPGLAGQQFFNHLGGAHPFLLHPSQFNMGGAFSNMAAGMGPLLAAVSSGGVSTMDTASMASPSQSLTGAHGLPFHLQQHVLASQGLAMSPFGSLFPYPYTYMAAAAAASSAASSSVHRHPFLNAVRPRLRYSPYSIPMSVPDSTLLTTATPSMASSAAELKGDGMAMSPVSATQDSTSEVTSRSSTISSGSVSLSPKTCSGKDSTNELQSIQRLVSGLDQKQDRKQSVSP; this is encoded by the exons ATGAGCTTCCTGATGAGAGATCCAGTCATACAAGGAACGAGTATGGCATACCATCCGTTTTTACCTCACCGGGGTCCGGAATTTGCCATGAGTGCAATGTTGGGTCACCAGCCTCCCTTTTTTCCGGCCCTGGCGCTACCTCACAACGGCTCCCtcggctccctctctctcccgggCGCCCTGGGAAAGCCTATCATGGACCAGCTGATGGGCGCCGCCGAGTCCGGCCTCCACTTCTCATCGCTTGGGCACCAGGCAGCCGCAGCCCATCTGAGGCCTCTGAAGACTCTGGAGCCTGAAGAAGAGGTCGAAGACGACCCGAAAGTTCACCTGGAAGCGAAGGAACTTTGGGAAACTTTCCACAAGCGAGGCACTGAAATGGTTATCACGAAATCCGGAAG GCGAATGTTCCCTCCGTTCAAAGTGAGATGCACTGGCTTGGACAAGAAAGCAAAGTACATTCTGTTGATGGATATTGTTGCAGCCGATGACTGCAGGTATAAATTTCACAACTCGCGTTGGATGGTGGCAGGGAAGGCCGACCCCGAAATGCCAAAGAGGATGTACATTCACCCGGACAGTCCGGCTACTGGCGAGCAGTGGATGTCAAAAGTCGTCAATTTTCACAAACTCAAGCTAACGAATAACATCTCCGACAAGCATGGATTTGTAAGTTCatctaat AATTCTTTACTGTTCCAGACCATCCTGAACTCCATGCACAAATATCAGCCCAGATTTCACATCGTGAGAGCCAACGACATTCTCAAACTCCCGTATAGCACGTTCAGGACTTACGTTTTTCCTGAAACGGATTTCATTGCAGTAACGGCCTATCAAAATGACAAG ATTACACAATTGAAAATCGACCATAATCCTTTTGCCAAAGGATTCCGTGACACTGGCAATGGAAGACGAGAGAAAAG GAAACAGCTGGCCCTGCAGTCAATTCGCTCATACGAGGAGCATCAGAAAAAAGAGAACGGGACGTCTGACGACTCCTCTGGCGAGCAGGCCTCATTCAAGTGTTTCGGCCAGGCCTCGTCTCCCGCGGTGTCTACTGTGGGGCCTCCCAACCTGAAAG ACTTTTGCGAGAGTGACGAAGACAGCGACGATGAGAGCAAAGATGGCAACCTAAAGGATGGGCCGGACTCCAGTAAGATCTCAACCACCACGGAGGATGGGAAGGATCATGAGGCGAGCCCGACTAAAGGCCATCAATTCGGTGTCAATGATTCTACCGGCCGGTCTCGGGAAAGCGCCCGGAGGACTGAGAAAAGCCAGGCGGACTCACGACAGAGCCCCATCACCGTTATCTCCAGCACCACTCGGTCCGGAGAAGACCTCAAGAGTCCAAACGGGGACCAGCCCAAAGTGGACGAGTGCAGGTCTATAAGCAAGGAGAGCTACATGCCTTTGACTGTTCAAACTGACAGCAGTCCGCACTTAAGTCAGAGTCACATGCATCATTTTGGATTTCCACCGGGTTTGGCGGGACAGCAGTTTTTCAATCACTTAGGCGGCGCGCATCCCTTTCTTTTGCACCCCAGTCAGTTTAACATGGGAGGCGCGTTCTCGAATATGGCCGCGGGCATGGGCCCCTTACTGGCAGCAGTGTCCTCCGGAGGGGTTAGCACCATGGACACGGCCAGTATGGCGTCACCCTCGCAAAGCCTGACGGGAGCTCATGGACTGCCTTTTCATCTGCAGCAACATGTCTTGGCATCACAG ggCCTGGCCATGTCTCCATTTGGGAGCCTGTTCCCTTACCCTTACACGTACATGGCAGCAGCGGCGGCAGCCTCTTCCGCAGCCTCCTCCTCTGTCCACCGACACCCTTTCCTGAACGCAGTGCGCCCCCGCCTCAGGTACAGCCCTTACTCCATCCCTATGAGCGTTCCGGACAGCACTCTGCTCACCACCGCCACCCCCTCTATGGCAAGCAGTGCCGCCGAGCTGAAAGGGGACGGCATGGCCATGAGCCCAGTCTCGGCCACCCAGGACTCCACCTCGGAGGTCACCAGCCGGTCGTCCACCATATCGTCCGGCTCGGTCTCCCTGTCCCCAAAAACTTGCTCTGGGAAAGATTCCACTAACGAGTTGCAGAGCATTCAGCGCTTGGTCAGCGGACTCGATCAAAAACAGGACAGAAAACAAAGTGTGTCCCCTTAG
- the LOC129863580 gene encoding T-box transcription factor TBX3-like isoform X2 produces MSFLMRDPVIQGTSMAYHPFLPHRGPEFAMSAMLGHQPPFFPALALPHNGSLGSLSLPGALGKPIMDQLMGAAESGLHFSSLGHQAAAAHLRPLKTLEPEEEVEDDPKVHLEAKELWETFHKRGTEMVITKSGRRMFPPFKVRCTGLDKKAKYILLMDIVAADDCRYKFHNSRWMVAGKADPEMPKRMYIHPDSPATGEQWMSKVVNFHKLKLTNNISDKHGFNSLLFQTILNSMHKYQPRFHIVRANDILKLPYSTFRTYVFPETDFIAVTAYQNDKITQLKIDHNPFAKGFRDTGNGRREKRKQLALQSIRSYEEHQKKENGTSDDSSGEQASFKCFGQASSPAVSTVGPPNLKDFCESDEDSDDESKDGNLKDGPDSSKISTTTEDGKDHEASPTKGHQFGVNDSTGRSRESARRTEKSQADSRQSPITVISSTTRSGEDLKSPNGDQPKVDECRSISKESYMPLTVQTDSSPHLSQSHMHHFGFPPGLAGQQFFNHLGGAHPFLLHPSQFNMGGAFSNMAAGMGPLLAAVSSGGVSTMDTASMASPSQSLTGAHGLPFHLQQHVLASQGLAMSPFGSLFPYPYTYMAAAAAASSAASSSVHRHPFLNAVRPRLRYSPYSIPMSVPDSTLLTTATPSMASSAAELKGDGMAMSPVSATQDSTSEVTSRSSTISSGSVSLSPKTCSGKDSTNELQSIQRLVSGLDQKQDRKQSVSP; encoded by the exons ATGAGCTTCCTGATGAGAGATCCAGTCATACAAGGAACGAGTATGGCATACCATCCGTTTTTACCTCACCGGGGTCCGGAATTTGCCATGAGTGCAATGTTGGGTCACCAGCCTCCCTTTTTTCCGGCCCTGGCGCTACCTCACAACGGCTCCCtcggctccctctctctcccgggCGCCCTGGGAAAGCCTATCATGGACCAGCTGATGGGCGCCGCCGAGTCCGGCCTCCACTTCTCATCGCTTGGGCACCAGGCAGCCGCAGCCCATCTGAGGCCTCTGAAGACTCTGGAGCCTGAAGAAGAGGTCGAAGACGACCCGAAAGTTCACCTGGAAGCGAAGGAACTTTGGGAAACTTTCCACAAGCGAGGCACTGAAATGGTTATCACGAAATCCGGAAG GCGAATGTTCCCTCCGTTCAAAGTGAGATGCACTGGCTTGGACAAGAAAGCAAAGTACATTCTGTTGATGGATATTGTTGCAGCCGATGACTGCAGGTATAAATTTCACAACTCGCGTTGGATGGTGGCAGGGAAGGCCGACCCCGAAATGCCAAAGAGGATGTACATTCACCCGGACAGTCCGGCTACTGGCGAGCAGTGGATGTCAAAAGTCGTCAATTTTCACAAACTCAAGCTAACGAATAACATCTCCGACAAGCATGGATTT AATTCTTTACTGTTCCAGACCATCCTGAACTCCATGCACAAATATCAGCCCAGATTTCACATCGTGAGAGCCAACGACATTCTCAAACTCCCGTATAGCACGTTCAGGACTTACGTTTTTCCTGAAACGGATTTCATTGCAGTAACGGCCTATCAAAATGACAAG ATTACACAATTGAAAATCGACCATAATCCTTTTGCCAAAGGATTCCGTGACACTGGCAATGGAAGACGAGAGAAAAG GAAACAGCTGGCCCTGCAGTCAATTCGCTCATACGAGGAGCATCAGAAAAAAGAGAACGGGACGTCTGACGACTCCTCTGGCGAGCAGGCCTCATTCAAGTGTTTCGGCCAGGCCTCGTCTCCCGCGGTGTCTACTGTGGGGCCTCCCAACCTGAAAG ACTTTTGCGAGAGTGACGAAGACAGCGACGATGAGAGCAAAGATGGCAACCTAAAGGATGGGCCGGACTCCAGTAAGATCTCAACCACCACGGAGGATGGGAAGGATCATGAGGCGAGCCCGACTAAAGGCCATCAATTCGGTGTCAATGATTCTACCGGCCGGTCTCGGGAAAGCGCCCGGAGGACTGAGAAAAGCCAGGCGGACTCACGACAGAGCCCCATCACCGTTATCTCCAGCACCACTCGGTCCGGAGAAGACCTCAAGAGTCCAAACGGGGACCAGCCCAAAGTGGACGAGTGCAGGTCTATAAGCAAGGAGAGCTACATGCCTTTGACTGTTCAAACTGACAGCAGTCCGCACTTAAGTCAGAGTCACATGCATCATTTTGGATTTCCACCGGGTTTGGCGGGACAGCAGTTTTTCAATCACTTAGGCGGCGCGCATCCCTTTCTTTTGCACCCCAGTCAGTTTAACATGGGAGGCGCGTTCTCGAATATGGCCGCGGGCATGGGCCCCTTACTGGCAGCAGTGTCCTCCGGAGGGGTTAGCACCATGGACACGGCCAGTATGGCGTCACCCTCGCAAAGCCTGACGGGAGCTCATGGACTGCCTTTTCATCTGCAGCAACATGTCTTGGCATCACAG ggCCTGGCCATGTCTCCATTTGGGAGCCTGTTCCCTTACCCTTACACGTACATGGCAGCAGCGGCGGCAGCCTCTTCCGCAGCCTCCTCCTCTGTCCACCGACACCCTTTCCTGAACGCAGTGCGCCCCCGCCTCAGGTACAGCCCTTACTCCATCCCTATGAGCGTTCCGGACAGCACTCTGCTCACCACCGCCACCCCCTCTATGGCAAGCAGTGCCGCCGAGCTGAAAGGGGACGGCATGGCCATGAGCCCAGTCTCGGCCACCCAGGACTCCACCTCGGAGGTCACCAGCCGGTCGTCCACCATATCGTCCGGCTCGGTCTCCCTGTCCCCAAAAACTTGCTCTGGGAAAGATTCCACTAACGAGTTGCAGAGCATTCAGCGCTTGGTCAGCGGACTCGATCAAAAACAGGACAGAAAACAAAGTGTGTCCCCTTAG
- the LOC129863580 gene encoding T-box transcription factor TBX3-like isoform X3: MSFLMRDPVIQGTSMAYHPFLPHRGPEFAMSAMLGHQPPFFPALALPHNGSLGSLSLPGALGKPIMDQLMGAAESGLHFSSLGHQAAAAHLRPLKTLEPEEEVEDDPKVHLEAKELWETFHKRGTEMVITKSGRRMFPPFKVRCTGLDKKAKYILLMDIVAADDCRYKFHNSRWMVAGKADPEMPKRMYIHPDSPATGEQWMSKVVNFHKLKLTNNISDKHGFVSSSNTILNSMHKYQPRFHIVRANDILKLPYSTFRTYVFPETDFIAVTAYQNDKITQLKIDHNPFAKGFRDTGNGRREKRKQLALQSIRSYEEHQKKENGTSDDSSGEQASFKCFGQASSPAVSTVGPPNLKDFCESDEDSDDESKDGNLKDGPDSSKISTTTEDGKDHEASPTKGHQFGVNDSTGRSRESARRTEKSQADSRQSPITVISSTTRSGEDLKSPNGDQPKVDECRSISKESYMPLTVQTDSSPHLSQSHMHHFGFPPGLAGQQFFNHLGGAHPFLLHPSQFNMGGAFSNMAAGMGPLLAAVSSGGVSTMDTASMASPSQSLTGAHGLPFHLQQHVLASQGLAMSPFGSLFPYPYTYMAAAAAASSAASSSVHRHPFLNAVRPRLRYSPYSIPMSVPDSTLLTTATPSMASSAAELKGDGMAMSPVSATQDSTSEVTSRSSTISSGSVSLSPKTCSGKDSTNELQSIQRLVSGLDQKQDRKQSVSP; encoded by the exons ATGAGCTTCCTGATGAGAGATCCAGTCATACAAGGAACGAGTATGGCATACCATCCGTTTTTACCTCACCGGGGTCCGGAATTTGCCATGAGTGCAATGTTGGGTCACCAGCCTCCCTTTTTTCCGGCCCTGGCGCTACCTCACAACGGCTCCCtcggctccctctctctcccgggCGCCCTGGGAAAGCCTATCATGGACCAGCTGATGGGCGCCGCCGAGTCCGGCCTCCACTTCTCATCGCTTGGGCACCAGGCAGCCGCAGCCCATCTGAGGCCTCTGAAGACTCTGGAGCCTGAAGAAGAGGTCGAAGACGACCCGAAAGTTCACCTGGAAGCGAAGGAACTTTGGGAAACTTTCCACAAGCGAGGCACTGAAATGGTTATCACGAAATCCGGAAG GCGAATGTTCCCTCCGTTCAAAGTGAGATGCACTGGCTTGGACAAGAAAGCAAAGTACATTCTGTTGATGGATATTGTTGCAGCCGATGACTGCAGGTATAAATTTCACAACTCGCGTTGGATGGTGGCAGGGAAGGCCGACCCCGAAATGCCAAAGAGGATGTACATTCACCCGGACAGTCCGGCTACTGGCGAGCAGTGGATGTCAAAAGTCGTCAATTTTCACAAACTCAAGCTAACGAATAACATCTCCGACAAGCATGGATTTGTAAGTTCatctaat ACCATCCTGAACTCCATGCACAAATATCAGCCCAGATTTCACATCGTGAGAGCCAACGACATTCTCAAACTCCCGTATAGCACGTTCAGGACTTACGTTTTTCCTGAAACGGATTTCATTGCAGTAACGGCCTATCAAAATGACAAG ATTACACAATTGAAAATCGACCATAATCCTTTTGCCAAAGGATTCCGTGACACTGGCAATGGAAGACGAGAGAAAAG GAAACAGCTGGCCCTGCAGTCAATTCGCTCATACGAGGAGCATCAGAAAAAAGAGAACGGGACGTCTGACGACTCCTCTGGCGAGCAGGCCTCATTCAAGTGTTTCGGCCAGGCCTCGTCTCCCGCGGTGTCTACTGTGGGGCCTCCCAACCTGAAAG ACTTTTGCGAGAGTGACGAAGACAGCGACGATGAGAGCAAAGATGGCAACCTAAAGGATGGGCCGGACTCCAGTAAGATCTCAACCACCACGGAGGATGGGAAGGATCATGAGGCGAGCCCGACTAAAGGCCATCAATTCGGTGTCAATGATTCTACCGGCCGGTCTCGGGAAAGCGCCCGGAGGACTGAGAAAAGCCAGGCGGACTCACGACAGAGCCCCATCACCGTTATCTCCAGCACCACTCGGTCCGGAGAAGACCTCAAGAGTCCAAACGGGGACCAGCCCAAAGTGGACGAGTGCAGGTCTATAAGCAAGGAGAGCTACATGCCTTTGACTGTTCAAACTGACAGCAGTCCGCACTTAAGTCAGAGTCACATGCATCATTTTGGATTTCCACCGGGTTTGGCGGGACAGCAGTTTTTCAATCACTTAGGCGGCGCGCATCCCTTTCTTTTGCACCCCAGTCAGTTTAACATGGGAGGCGCGTTCTCGAATATGGCCGCGGGCATGGGCCCCTTACTGGCAGCAGTGTCCTCCGGAGGGGTTAGCACCATGGACACGGCCAGTATGGCGTCACCCTCGCAAAGCCTGACGGGAGCTCATGGACTGCCTTTTCATCTGCAGCAACATGTCTTGGCATCACAG ggCCTGGCCATGTCTCCATTTGGGAGCCTGTTCCCTTACCCTTACACGTACATGGCAGCAGCGGCGGCAGCCTCTTCCGCAGCCTCCTCCTCTGTCCACCGACACCCTTTCCTGAACGCAGTGCGCCCCCGCCTCAGGTACAGCCCTTACTCCATCCCTATGAGCGTTCCGGACAGCACTCTGCTCACCACCGCCACCCCCTCTATGGCAAGCAGTGCCGCCGAGCTGAAAGGGGACGGCATGGCCATGAGCCCAGTCTCGGCCACCCAGGACTCCACCTCGGAGGTCACCAGCCGGTCGTCCACCATATCGTCCGGCTCGGTCTCCCTGTCCCCAAAAACTTGCTCTGGGAAAGATTCCACTAACGAGTTGCAGAGCATTCAGCGCTTGGTCAGCGGACTCGATCAAAAACAGGACAGAAAACAAAGTGTGTCCCCTTAG
- the LOC129863580 gene encoding T-box transcription factor TBX3-like isoform X4, translating into MSFLMRDPVIQGTSMAYHPFLPHRGPEFAMSAMLGHQPPFFPALALPHNGSLGSLSLPGALGKPIMDQLMGAAESGLHFSSLGHQAAAAHLRPLKTLEPEEEVEDDPKVHLEAKELWETFHKRGTEMVITKSGRRMFPPFKVRCTGLDKKAKYILLMDIVAADDCRYKFHNSRWMVAGKADPEMPKRMYIHPDSPATGEQWMSKVVNFHKLKLTNNISDKHGFTILNSMHKYQPRFHIVRANDILKLPYSTFRTYVFPETDFIAVTAYQNDKITQLKIDHNPFAKGFRDTGNGRREKRKQLALQSIRSYEEHQKKENGTSDDSSGEQASFKCFGQASSPAVSTVGPPNLKDFCESDEDSDDESKDGNLKDGPDSSKISTTTEDGKDHEASPTKGHQFGVNDSTGRSRESARRTEKSQADSRQSPITVISSTTRSGEDLKSPNGDQPKVDECRSISKESYMPLTVQTDSSPHLSQSHMHHFGFPPGLAGQQFFNHLGGAHPFLLHPSQFNMGGAFSNMAAGMGPLLAAVSSGGVSTMDTASMASPSQSLTGAHGLPFHLQQHVLASQGLAMSPFGSLFPYPYTYMAAAAAASSAASSSVHRHPFLNAVRPRLRYSPYSIPMSVPDSTLLTTATPSMASSAAELKGDGMAMSPVSATQDSTSEVTSRSSTISSGSVSLSPKTCSGKDSTNELQSIQRLVSGLDQKQDRKQSVSP; encoded by the exons ATGAGCTTCCTGATGAGAGATCCAGTCATACAAGGAACGAGTATGGCATACCATCCGTTTTTACCTCACCGGGGTCCGGAATTTGCCATGAGTGCAATGTTGGGTCACCAGCCTCCCTTTTTTCCGGCCCTGGCGCTACCTCACAACGGCTCCCtcggctccctctctctcccgggCGCCCTGGGAAAGCCTATCATGGACCAGCTGATGGGCGCCGCCGAGTCCGGCCTCCACTTCTCATCGCTTGGGCACCAGGCAGCCGCAGCCCATCTGAGGCCTCTGAAGACTCTGGAGCCTGAAGAAGAGGTCGAAGACGACCCGAAAGTTCACCTGGAAGCGAAGGAACTTTGGGAAACTTTCCACAAGCGAGGCACTGAAATGGTTATCACGAAATCCGGAAG GCGAATGTTCCCTCCGTTCAAAGTGAGATGCACTGGCTTGGACAAGAAAGCAAAGTACATTCTGTTGATGGATATTGTTGCAGCCGATGACTGCAGGTATAAATTTCACAACTCGCGTTGGATGGTGGCAGGGAAGGCCGACCCCGAAATGCCAAAGAGGATGTACATTCACCCGGACAGTCCGGCTACTGGCGAGCAGTGGATGTCAAAAGTCGTCAATTTTCACAAACTCAAGCTAACGAATAACATCTCCGACAAGCATGGATTT ACCATCCTGAACTCCATGCACAAATATCAGCCCAGATTTCACATCGTGAGAGCCAACGACATTCTCAAACTCCCGTATAGCACGTTCAGGACTTACGTTTTTCCTGAAACGGATTTCATTGCAGTAACGGCCTATCAAAATGACAAG ATTACACAATTGAAAATCGACCATAATCCTTTTGCCAAAGGATTCCGTGACACTGGCAATGGAAGACGAGAGAAAAG GAAACAGCTGGCCCTGCAGTCAATTCGCTCATACGAGGAGCATCAGAAAAAAGAGAACGGGACGTCTGACGACTCCTCTGGCGAGCAGGCCTCATTCAAGTGTTTCGGCCAGGCCTCGTCTCCCGCGGTGTCTACTGTGGGGCCTCCCAACCTGAAAG ACTTTTGCGAGAGTGACGAAGACAGCGACGATGAGAGCAAAGATGGCAACCTAAAGGATGGGCCGGACTCCAGTAAGATCTCAACCACCACGGAGGATGGGAAGGATCATGAGGCGAGCCCGACTAAAGGCCATCAATTCGGTGTCAATGATTCTACCGGCCGGTCTCGGGAAAGCGCCCGGAGGACTGAGAAAAGCCAGGCGGACTCACGACAGAGCCCCATCACCGTTATCTCCAGCACCACTCGGTCCGGAGAAGACCTCAAGAGTCCAAACGGGGACCAGCCCAAAGTGGACGAGTGCAGGTCTATAAGCAAGGAGAGCTACATGCCTTTGACTGTTCAAACTGACAGCAGTCCGCACTTAAGTCAGAGTCACATGCATCATTTTGGATTTCCACCGGGTTTGGCGGGACAGCAGTTTTTCAATCACTTAGGCGGCGCGCATCCCTTTCTTTTGCACCCCAGTCAGTTTAACATGGGAGGCGCGTTCTCGAATATGGCCGCGGGCATGGGCCCCTTACTGGCAGCAGTGTCCTCCGGAGGGGTTAGCACCATGGACACGGCCAGTATGGCGTCACCCTCGCAAAGCCTGACGGGAGCTCATGGACTGCCTTTTCATCTGCAGCAACATGTCTTGGCATCACAG ggCCTGGCCATGTCTCCATTTGGGAGCCTGTTCCCTTACCCTTACACGTACATGGCAGCAGCGGCGGCAGCCTCTTCCGCAGCCTCCTCCTCTGTCCACCGACACCCTTTCCTGAACGCAGTGCGCCCCCGCCTCAGGTACAGCCCTTACTCCATCCCTATGAGCGTTCCGGACAGCACTCTGCTCACCACCGCCACCCCCTCTATGGCAAGCAGTGCCGCCGAGCTGAAAGGGGACGGCATGGCCATGAGCCCAGTCTCGGCCACCCAGGACTCCACCTCGGAGGTCACCAGCCGGTCGTCCACCATATCGTCCGGCTCGGTCTCCCTGTCCCCAAAAACTTGCTCTGGGAAAGATTCCACTAACGAGTTGCAGAGCATTCAGCGCTTGGTCAGCGGACTCGATCAAAAACAGGACAGAAAACAAAGTGTGTCCCCTTAG